A window from Culex pipiens pallens isolate TS chromosome 3, TS_CPP_V2, whole genome shotgun sequence encodes these proteins:
- the LOC120416146 gene encoding uncharacterized protein LOC120416146: protein MHPPRVAIGVGVVTQAKQMHPHRKCKRSRGRMSSSWPSVTVGITLLLFAVTKSAYCIKCIECKSDLYEEACDAVGKVVTCNEDNASEHFRYLQKLDKSLQEPRWNKGYACMKIKVGNHRLVKGCIYANLDVCMAFRKRAKPAKPCSICQDNECNSIKYRDYYLN from the exons ATGCACCCGCCACGCGTTGCCATTGGCGTGGGTGTAGTGACACAAGCAAAACAAATGCATCCTCACAGAAAGTGCAAACGTTCCCGCGGAAGGATGTCATCTAGTTGGCCGTCCGTAACCGTAGGAATCACCCTGTTGCTTTTCGCGGTGACCAAGTCAG CCTACTGCATCAAGTGCATCGAGTGCAAGAGTGACCTGTACGAGGAGGCGTGCGATGCGGTCGGGAAGGTCGTAACCTGCAACGAGGACAACGCCTCCGAACATTTCCGGTATCTGCAGAAGCTGGACAAGAGTCTGCAGGAACCGCGCTGGAACAAGGGTTACGCCTGCATGAAGATCAAAGTAGGCAACCATCGGCTCGTCAAGGGGTGCATCTACGCCAACTTGGACGTTTGCATGGCGTTCCGCAAGCGGGCCAAACCGGCCAAGCCTTGCTCGATCTGCCAGGATAACGAGTGCAACAGCATCAAGTATCGGGATTACTACTTGAACTAA
- the LOC120416155 gene encoding uncharacterized protein LOC120416155, translating into MSKNQVLGCSFAILLLVSLADSAKECIQCFGGTADCVGLNKVQCTRENAAVTAYRMSHIFPDAQALTPASDSYYCAEASYSVFVSGENPNLPQIPEFPEFPENTQVVFKVKGCIFAPIGNLCDKNVDVNGQFSCRYCSPDNCNSAFSLGCSLLVLIGCLIFTRFLSN; encoded by the exons ATGTCCAAGAATCAAGTTTTGGGTTGTTCGTTCGCGATTTTGCTGCTGGTCTCGTTGGCAG ATTCAGCGAAAGAGTGCATCCAGTGCTTCGGCGGAACGGCCGATTGTGTTGGGCTCAACAAAGTTCAATGTACGCGGGAAAATGCCGCCGTTACGGCGTACCGGATGAGCCACATTTTTCCGGACGCGCAGGCGCTGACCCCCGCCAGTGACAGCTACTACTGTGCGGAAGCGTCGTACAGCGTGTTTGTGTCCGGTGAAAATCCAAACTTGCCGCAGATTCCGGAGTTTCCTGAGTTTCCTG aaAATACCCAAGTCGTGTTCAAGGTAAAAGGTTGCATTTTTGCACCGATCGGCAATCTCTGTGATAAGAACGTGGACGTGAACGGACAGTTTAGCTGTAGATACTGCTCTCCAGATAACTGCAATTCTGCCTTCAGTTTGGGATGCAGTTTGTTAGTGCTGATTGGATGTCTGATCTTCACTCGGTTTTTAAGTAATTGA